One genomic window of Candidatus Kuenenia stuttgartiensis includes the following:
- a CDS encoding polysaccharide biosynthesis/export family protein: MRKKQSKTTLQIICIFIGLLCTTSFAFSADNISNNEYVVGPEDILDIRVWDNEDMDRMVEVSQNGAFTFPLIGKVDADGLSVFDLEILMEKKLLEGGYFVSPQVTIRVKKYRSKKVYVVGEVTTPGEYYWKNSMTVRQAIAQAGGVTEKASPRRVIVVRTKDGKEEEYKAKLDALVKPNDIIRVPVRYF, encoded by the coding sequence ATGAGAAAAAAACAGTCGAAAACTACATTACAAATAATATGCATTTTTATAGGATTACTGTGCACGACATCCTTTGCCTTCTCAGCCGACAACATTTCAAATAATGAATATGTGGTCGGGCCTGAAGATATCCTTGATATCCGTGTGTGGGACAACGAAGACATGGACAGAATGGTTGAAGTATCACAAAACGGAGCCTTTACCTTTCCCTTAATTGGCAAGGTGGATGCCGACGGCCTGTCAGTCTTTGATCTGGAAATACTTATGGAGAAGAAATTATTGGAGGGAGGATATTTTGTCTCTCCGCAAGTAACGATAAGGGTAAAAAAGTATCGGAGTAAAAAAGTGTATGTGGTTGGGGAAGTAACAACCCCCGGTGAATACTACTGGAAAAACAGTATGACCGTCCGCCAGGCAATTGCGCAGGCGGGTGGGGTAACGGAAAAAGCATCTCCTCGCCGCGTAATCGTAGTGAGGACGAAAGATGGAAAAGAAGAGGAGTATAAAGCAAAACTTGATGCACTGGTAAAGCCAAACGATATTATCAGAGTGCCTGTAAGGTATTTTTAA